One Halomonas sp. M4R1S46 genomic window carries:
- a CDS encoding methyltransferase domain-containing protein has product MCDIDIPTRPTTQTTHADDFESRLVQALNHGGLLLLTSIGYRTGLLEALAGQPPLTSQALAERTGLQERYVREWLGGMVAAEVVETDPAEATYWLPDERAALLTDRGEANLAVYAQFMPLLGNVEDEVVRCFHEGGGVPYSRYPRFQEVMASDSGQTVLPALFDHILPLAPGLTERLAAGIRVLDCACGRGRALLAMAERFPASRFTGYDLSEEAIDWARDQAERAGLTNLTFEVRDLSDFDATAEPGAFELVTTFDGIHDQAQPRRLLAGIHRSLTADGVYLVQDIHASSHHHLDREHPLGAMLYAVSLSHCMTVSLAQGGEGLGTMWGRERALAYLEDAGFRDIRVHQLEHDIQNDYFVCRP; this is encoded by the coding sequence ATGTGCGATATCGACATCCCGACACGCCCGACGACCCAGACGACCCACGCCGACGACTTCGAGTCACGGCTGGTCCAGGCCCTCAACCACGGCGGCCTGCTGCTGCTGACCTCGATCGGCTACCGCACCGGGCTGCTGGAGGCGCTGGCCGGCCAGCCACCGCTCACCAGCCAGGCCCTGGCCGAGCGCACCGGCCTCCAGGAGCGCTATGTGCGCGAGTGGCTCGGCGGCATGGTGGCGGCCGAGGTGGTCGAGACCGACCCGGCCGAGGCCACCTATTGGCTGCCGGACGAGCGCGCCGCACTGCTCACCGACCGGGGCGAGGCGAACCTGGCCGTCTATGCCCAGTTTATGCCCTTGCTGGGCAACGTGGAGGACGAGGTGGTGCGCTGCTTCCATGAGGGCGGCGGCGTGCCCTACTCCCGCTATCCGCGCTTCCAGGAGGTGATGGCCAGCGACAGCGGCCAGACGGTGCTGCCGGCGCTGTTCGACCACATCCTGCCGCTCGCCCCGGGGCTCACCGAGCGCCTGGCGGCCGGCATCCGGGTGCTGGACTGCGCCTGCGGCCGCGGCCGAGCCCTGCTGGCCATGGCCGAGCGCTTCCCGGCCAGTCGCTTCACGGGTTACGACCTCTCCGAGGAGGCCATCGACTGGGCGCGCGACCAGGCCGAGCGGGCCGGGCTGACCAACCTCACCTTCGAGGTGCGCGATCTCAGCGACTTCGACGCCACCGCCGAGCCCGGCGCCTTCGAGCTGGTCACCACCTTCGACGGCATCCACGACCAGGCCCAGCCGCGCCGGCTGCTCGCGGGGATCCACCGCAGCCTGACCGCCGACGGCGTCTACCTGGTGCAGGACATCCACGCCTCGAGCCACCATCACCTGGACCGCGAGCACCCGCTGGGCGCGATGCTCTATGCCGTGTCGCTCAGCCACTGCATGACGGTCTCGCTGGCCCAGGGCGGCGAGGGGCTGGGCACCATGTGGGGCCGGGAGCGCGCCCTGGCCTACCTGGAGGACGCCGGCTTCCGCGATATCCGCGTCCACCAGCTGGAGCACGATATCCAGAACGACTACTTCGTCTGCCGGCCCTGA
- a CDS encoding VOC family protein, which yields MQKITPFLWFDGQAEEAARFYVSLFPDSRIERVVHAPTDTPSVPVGAVLLVEFTLAGSRYVGLNGGPGVPFTEAVSLHIDCADQAEVDRYWAALAEGGREIQCGWLQDRWGLRWQVVPTRMHELLRDPDPERARRAMEAMMGMTKLIIADLERAADGG from the coding sequence ATGCAGAAGATCACGCCCTTCCTGTGGTTCGATGGCCAGGCGGAAGAAGCGGCCCGCTTCTACGTCTCGCTGTTCCCCGACTCGCGCATCGAGCGGGTGGTGCACGCGCCGACCGACACGCCGAGCGTGCCGGTCGGCGCGGTGCTCCTCGTGGAGTTCACCCTCGCCGGGTCGCGTTACGTCGGCCTGAACGGTGGCCCCGGCGTGCCCTTCACCGAGGCGGTATCGCTGCACATCGACTGCGCGGACCAGGCCGAGGTGGATCGCTACTGGGCGGCCCTGGCCGAGGGCGGCCGCGAGATCCAGTGCGGCTGGCTCCAGGACCGCTGGGGGCTCCGCTGGCAGGTGGTGCCCACCCGCATGCACGAGCTGCTCCGCGACCCCGATCCCGAGCGGGCCCGGCGGGCCATGGAGGCGATGATGGGGATGACCAAGCTGATCATCGCCGACCTGGAGCGTGCGGCGGATGGCGGCTGA